From the genome of Solanum pennellii chromosome 6, SPENNV200:
NNNNNNNNNNNNNNNNNNNNNNNNNNNNNNNNNNNNNNNNNNNNNNNNNNNNNNNNNNNNNNNNNNNNNNNNNNNNNNNNNNNNNNNNNNNNNNNNNNNNNNNNNNNNNNNNNNNNNNNNNNNNNNNNNNNNNNNNNNNNNNNNNNNNNNNNNNNNNNNNNNNNNNNNNNNNNNNNNNNNNNNNNNNNNNNNNNNNNNNNNNNNNNNNNNNNNNNNNNNNNNNNNNNNNNNNNNNNNNNNNNNNNNNNNNNNNNNNNNNNNNNNNNNNNNNNNNNNNNNNNNNNNNNNNNNNNNNNNNNNNNNNNNNNNNNNNNNNNNNNNNNNNNNNNNNNNNNNNNNNNNNNNNNNNNNNNNNNNNNNNNNNNNNNNNNNNNNNNNNNNNNNNNNNNNNNNNNNNNNNNNNNNNNNNNNNNNNNNNNNNNNNNNNNNNNNNNNNNNNNNNNNNNNNNNNNNNNNNNNNNNNNNNNNNNNNNNNNNNNNNNNNNNNNNNNNNNNNNNNNNNNNNNNNNNNNNNNNNNNNNNNNNNNNNNNNNNNNNNNNNNNNNNNNNNNNNNNNNNNNNNNNNNNNNNNNNNNNNNNNNNNNNNNNNNNNNNNNNNNNNNNNNNNNNNNNNNNNNNNNNNNNNNNNNNNNNNNNNNNNNNNNNNNNNNNNNNNNNNNNNNNNNNNNNNNNNNNNNNNNNNNNNNNNNNNNNNNNNNNNNNNNNNNNNNNNNNNNNNNNNNNNNNNNNNNNNNNNNNNNNNNNNNNNNNNNNNNNNNNNNNNNNNNNNNNNNNNNNNNNNNNNNNNNNNNNNNNNNNNNNNNNNNNNNNNNNNNNNNNNNNNNNNNNNNNNNNNNNNNNNNNNNNNNNNNNNNNNNNNNNNNNNNNNNNNNNNNNNNNNNNNNNNNNNNNNNNNNNNNNNNNNNNNNNNNNNNNNNNNNNNNNNNNNNNNNNNNNNNNNNNNNNNNNNNNNNNNNNNNNNNNNNNNNNNNNNNNNNNNNNNNNNNNNNNNNNNNNNNNNNNNNNNNNNNNNNNNNNNNNNNNNNNNNNNNNNNNNNNNNNNNNNNNNNNNNNNNNNNNNNNNNNNNNNNNNNNNNNNNNNNNNNNNNNNNNNNNNNNNNNNNNNNNNNNNNNNNNNNNNNNNNNNNNNNNNNNNNNNNNNNNNNNNNNNNNNNNNNNNNNNNNNNNNNNNNNNNNNNNNNNNNNNNNNNNNNNNNNNNNNNNNNNNNNNNNNNNNNNNNNNNNNNNNNNNNNNNNNNNNNNNNNNNNNNNNNNNNNNNNNNNNNNNNNNNNNNNNNNNNNNNNNNNNNNNNNNNNNNNNNNNNNNNNNNNNNNNNNNNNNNNNNNNNNNNNNNNNNNNNNNNNNNNNNNNNNNNNNNNNNNNNNNNNNNNNNNNNNNNNNNNNNNNNNNNNNNNNNNNNNNNNNNNNNNNNNNNNNNNNNNNNNNNNNNNNNNNNNNNNNNNNNNNNNNNNNNNNNNNNNNNNNNNNNNNNNNNNNNNNNNNNNNNNNNNNNNNNNNNNNNNNNNNNNNNNNNNNNNNNNNNNNNNNNNNNNNNNNNNNNNNNNNNNNNNNNNNNNNNNNNNNNNNNNNNNNNNNNNNNNNNNNNNNNNNNNNNNNNNNNNNNNNNNNNNNNNNNNNNNNNNNNNNNNNNNNNNNNNNNNNNNNNNNNNNNNNNNNNNNNNNNNNNNNNNNNNNNNNNNNNNNNNNNNNNNNNNNNNNNNNNNNNNNNNNNNNNNNNNNNNNNNNNNNNNNNNNNNNNNNNNNNNNNNNNNNNNNNNNNNNNNNNNNNNNNNNNNNNNNNNNNNNNNNNNNNNNNNNNNNNNNNNNNNNNNNNNNNNNNNNNNNNNNNNNNNNNNNNNNNNNNNNNNNNNNNNNNNNNNNNNNNNNNNNNNNNNNNNNNNNNNNNNNNNNNNNNNNNNNNNNNNNNNNNNNNNNNNNNNNNNNNNNNNNNNNNNNNNNNNNNNNNNNNNNNNNNNNNNNNNNNNNNNNNNNNNNNNNNNNNNNNNNNNNNNNNNNNNNNNNNNNNNNNNNNNNNNNNNNNNNNNNNNNNNNNNNNNNNNNNNNNNNNNNNNNNNNNNNNNNNNNNNNNNNNNNNNNNNNNNNNNNNNNNNNNNNNNNNNNNNNNNNNNNNNNNNNNNNNNNNNNNNNNNNNNNNNNNNNNNNNNNNNNNNNNNNNNNNNNNNNNNNNNNNNNNNNNNNNNNNNNNNNNNNNNNNNNNNNNNNNNNNNNNNNNNNNNNNNNNNNNNNNNNNNNNNNNNNNNNNNNNNNNNNNNNNNNNNNNNNNNNNNNNNNNNNNNNNNNNNNNNNNNNNNNNNNNNNNNNNNNNNNNNNNNNNNNNNNNNNNNNNNNNNNNNNNNNNNNNNNNNNNNNNNNNNNNNNNNNNNNNNNNNNNNNNNNNNNNNNNNNNNNNNNNNNNNNNNNNNNNNNNNNNNNNNNNNNNNNNNNNNNNNNNNNNNNNNNNNNNNNNNNNNNNNNNNNNNNNNNNNNNNNNNNNNNNNNNNNNNNNNNNNNNNNNNNNNNNNNNNNNNNNNNNNNNNNNNNNNNNNNNNNNNNNNNNNNNNNNNNNNNNNNNNNNNNNNNNNNNNNNNNNNNNNNNNNNNNNNNNNNNNNNNNNNNNNNNNNNNNNNNNNNNNNNNNNNNNNNNNNNNNNNNNNNNNNNNNNNNNNNNNNNNNNNNNNNNNNNNNNNNNNNNNNNNNNNNNNNNNNNNNNNNNNNNNNNNNNNNNNNNNNNNNNNNNNNNNNNNNNNNNNNNNNNNNNNNNNNNNNNNNNNNNNNNNNNNNNNNNNNNNNNNNNNNNNNNNNNNNNNNNNNNNNNNNNNNNNNNNNNNNNNNNNNNNNNNNNNNNNNNNNNNNNNNNNNNNNNNNNNNNNNNNNNNNNNNNNNNNNNNNNNNNNNNNNNNNNNNNNNNNNNNNNNNNNNNNNNNNNNNNNNNNNNNNNNNNNNNNNNNNNNNNNNNNNNNNNNNNNNNNNNNNNNNNNNNNNNNNNNNNNNNNNNNNNNNNNNNNNNNNNNNNNNNNNNNNNNNNNNNNNNNNNNNNNNNNNNNNNNNNNNNNNNNNNNNNNNNNNNNNNNNNNNNNNNNNNNNNNNNNNNNNNNNNNNNNNNNNNNNNNNNNNNNNNNNNNNNNNNNNNNNNNNNNNNNNNNNNNNNNNNNNNNNNNNNNNNNNNNNNNNNNNNNNNNNNNNNNNNNNNNNNNNNNNNNNNNNNNNNNNNNNNNNNNNNNNNNNNNNNNNNNNNNNNNNNNNNNNNNNNNNNNNNNNNNNNNNNNNNNNNNNNNNNNNNNNNNNNNNNNNNNNNNNNNNNNNNNNNNNNNNNNNNNNNNNNNNNNNNNNNNNNNNNNNNNNNNNNNNNNNNNNNNNNNNNNNNNNNNNNNNNNNNNNNNNNNNNNNNNNNNNNNNNNNNNNNNNNNNNNNNNNNNNNNNNNNNNNNNNNNNNNNNNNNNNNNNNNNNNNNNNNNNNNNNNNNNNNNNNNNNNNNNNNNNNNNNNNNNNNNNNNNNNNNNNNNNNNNNNNNNNNNNNNNNNNNNNNNNNNNNNNNNNNNNNNNNNNNNNNNNNNNNNNNNNNNNNNNNNNNNNNNNNNNNNNNNNNNNNNNNNNNNNNNNNNNNNNNNNNNNNNNNNNNNNNNNNNNNNNNNNNNNNNNNNNNNNNNNNNNNNNNNNNNNNNNNNNNNNNNNNNNNNNNNNNNNNNNNNNNNNNNNNNNNNNNNNNNNNNNNNNNNNNNNNNNNNNNNNNNNNNNNNNNNNNNNNNNNNNNNNNNNNNNNNNNNNNNNNNNNNNNNNNNNNNNNNNNNNNNNNNNNNNNNNNNNNNNNNNNNNNNNNNNNNNNNNNNNNNNNNNNNNNNNNNNNNNNNNNNNNNNNNNNNNNNNNNNNNNNNNNNNNNNNNNNNNNNNNNNNNNNNNNNNNNNNNNNNNNNNNNNNNNNNNNNNNNNNNNNNNNNNNNNNNNNNNNNNNNNNNNNNNNNNNNNNNNNNNNNNNNNNNNNNNNNNNNNNNNNNNNNNNNNNNNNNNNNNNNNNNNNNNNNNNNNNNNNNNNNNNNNNNNNNNNNNNNNNNNNNNNNNNNNNNNNNNNNNNNNNNNNNNNNNNNNNNNNNNNNNNNNNNNNNNNNNNNNNNNNNNNNNNNNNNNNNNNNNNNNNNNNNNNNNNNNNNNNNNNNNNNNNNNNNNNNNNNNNtttcgtgatcaagcaagcaaatcctCAAAATCTTTGTTATCCTCTTCGttcgtctctctctctactcgttctccctctcttgttctttctatttttcttattccaaaaccctccttcttttaccctaattagtatataattaagtataaaagatgaataaaataactcactttttattttaaggttgtctcctttaacccttaagtaattgaattattaatattaatccattaactttataattataagcatgaaaagtccaaaacgcccctttaaaaacttaacagAATTTCCGACCTGAGTGAGCTTACGgagcctgcgacggtccgtcacgactgtgacggtccgtcctgcaggtccgtcacaaagctcagagactcgattttagtaaatttctgtgacggcccgtcatgcctgcgacggtccgtcctgccatttcgtcacgaagttcagagagtcgatttcagtacccaattttcagaattccaagtgttttggaacgagaccccctcgacggtccgtcgtacccatgacggtccgtcgtgggatccgtcgtctcagccaatttttccagaaataaaatctgctgctcaaaacgactaaacaggtcgttacatgatGTGAGAGTTAGTAATTTGAATTGTCAATGTGCTTTTAATTAAggagtttaaaattttaaaataattatttaatatcatatttaagagttaattttgtatatttaatttaatttttaaaaatatatgatataattattaaaaagtaatattataaataatacgtttaaactatatataaaatatgtatatagtaattaattatgtatttttccttaaatttagtaTTGTCGTATCCTTATTTGATTCCAAATCTTATGAGAGttatgatatataaaatatagtaatgcttcttcttcttcttcaggaTTGAACAACGTGGATGGGTGTAATTTGAATTGATCAAAAATAGTTGGCGGCTGCTATATGCAAAATTAGTGCATATGTAAGATCGTTTGTTCCGAGAATCTTAATAGTTCAGTTGCTGTTTTTCAAACGGATTTGATTTCCTAcattataagttatttttattttttttacttcgttttttctataaaaagaaGGATAGATCcttgatttatattttagttaatactttaaaattatcttaaaaGGTAAAGATAAACAAAACTGtggaatttatgaatttttgaaattgatttaATTGTTCAACTTCACGTAAAAACATAATCCATTTTTATGGGGTATAGGGGGAAATTAAAGCAAATTAATATCCCATAAAAGCAAAGTAATTTGCACAGATACACTCTTTTATATTCATATCCCCCTAAATAATTACTTTGTACATCTTTAACTAATTTCGCTTACTTAATACTAAGTAAGtattatatattgtattgatatcattaatgttaataattttacttaattaatattaaatcagtatatatatatcattgactaatgagtaatttttgaacaagaaattttaataataCCAAAGTAATATATACATTTACTCTTACAGTATCATTAACTAATAAGTAATTTCCAAACAAAAAACCTTAATGATAACACAATAGTATAAATATACTCTTATAGTATCATAGATTAATGAGTAATTTCTGAACAAAAAACATGAacgatattatatatatatatattcgatTTAGTATCAATAAGCGAAATTGTCACTCTTGTTAATaccaatacaatatataataCTGATTGAGTATCAGATAAGCGAAAATTATCAATCTTAATGCAGGGGAGTATGGATTGTAATTATTTATGAGCAAATGGATGTTTCTTAAATAACTTTGGATTTGGTTATTAATatgtaataattttgaatttatggctcatttatgtaatttttcaaaaaaagaaaaagaaaagaaaatagaaacatataaaaagtcataacaaataaaagaactcTTGAAAAATTATTAGCAAAATGATCCATGcttttatttatgattaaaaatattatttagttaagaataaattaatagattaattaacaaataaataataagtctttataaaaatacaaaagaaaatgtcCCAGCCTCTCATATTTACTTATACACGTGGTTTAGCTACTTCTACTTCtgtattattaattatttaaaatcaattaataattaaaaacaataataatagagAAGATCATTCCCACGTTTTCGCAATTTCAACGccactttttattttgttcataatgagttagtttcaaatttaagtagtattatagtgaatgtaaGCCAcgtatataaaacaaaaattgtaaaatttttgaattttcaagttTCGGtgttcacaaaattaaaaaaaaaatctagaagAATTGTTAACAAAATAATCCAGGCTTTtacaattagaaataatttatcttagatcttaaaaaattaatataaaaataaattaaaaaacaaataaatctttataaatatatatatatatatgcacataCCTTACTCATgcaatattattaaaatgtaattaaataaaaataataacggAGAAAATCGTTTCCCATGTTTTGCCAATCTCAACGCCATTTTTATAATTCTGATGAcgttaaataaaaatacaagcaactcataaaattataaaatcagcTAAAATAAGTTGTAAAGTTATTGGGAGTGTTGTAACTTGTATGTATGGAAAAGTAACGACTAAAATGAAATTCACTAATTAAGTAAGAACATGATAATACCaaatataaaatgttattttttattattatgtaataatgaatttaatgatataatattatatatatagtaacaaCGATTCAAACAAGGTGTACAACTtgtaaattaaatcattataaaaGTATATGTTATTAAGGTTCATTTTATATGCTGGATAAGCATAAATAATAAAAGCCTCGGaattatcttatttttgtttgattattaattctaataaattatattatattataattaataattagtatcgaaataaattatttttgttaaaaaacgAAATAATCGAAACTAAATTAGTCAtctcaacataaaataataaaaatgacaaaaacacCCTTGttctttaaacttttttttactaagtaggtgaaagatatttttatatacaaatgTGAAAAACActatttttcaaataacaaaTCAAACAACCAATAAAAAAGTAATACGATGACAAGTAATCTATCATAACTTTGTTTGCTTTTGTCCGccatacatatttttttaagcacgttactttttttttaaaaaaaaaatgagaatgaaATATTTGGGAAGATTTTTTCAGGCTGTCATAACGTGCGTTAACTTCCACGCCTATTACTTTGTACCAAAcactttataaataaaataaaataaatagacgTTGATAATGGAGATCCTCATTGTTATTTTCAACTACATATTATGTCTCTTTTGCCCATttagtttcatattttttgtgtcAATTCCAGAATCCTTTTCATAtcgtaattttaaaattcttgcAAGAATATATATCATATAGCTTTGGATATCTTTGGCAAAATTAAACTGCGAGAACATAAGTACgcaagtatttatttattttttgcgCGGATGGCTCAAGAAATAGTAAAGCTCGATAGAGAGGTAATTATCTAATGTTTTGATTAAAAACTAagaattaattttagttattcTTTTCACTTGTTGGAATATTAATCATATTTAGGAAGTGTTAAGTACTTTCtgcaaatttaatttttttgttaatctGCAGGATGTTGTTATTGCTGAAGAAATTGGTCGTGTTGGAGTGATTACGATTAATCGGCCTAAACAATTAAATGTCATTTCAGACAAAGtggtaaatatatatacatatgttatATGCTTCCTTTCATTTGACTAATCATATACGATTTAAGAATGAAAGGAAGACTGAGTTAATACTGTTTTGATACGATTATCTACTTTTGATTTGGTacagattttttaaaatcaaagaaaaacttTTGAATCTTAAACTCTCTATATATAGAATGTATCAAAATGATTTatctttaatcttgtgatcaTAAACATATTACGTAAAAGTTGttatatattaatacatatCAGGATTAGAATCTCCAACTCATATACTTTAAATTCTGACTTTGATCGTCAAATAGGCCATGCATCTCATCTTATATACGTAATTGTTAAATGAATACTAATTTTTGTTGTACGAAATTAGATATTATTGCTGGGAGAGAAGCTCGAGAAATTAGAGAAAGATGATAGTACAAAGCTTGTCATCATCAAGGTATGTATATTACTTGCTAATAAAATGAAGCAAATgctaagtatatatatatatatatatatatatatatataagatatggAGTTAATTTTTGTGATGTAAATAAATAGGGAGCAGGAAAAGCTTTTTCTGCTGGTGGGGATTTGAAAATGTTCTATGATGGTCGAAAAACAAGTAAACACTTGCTTCTTcgtctcttttaatttatatgatactttTCCAATTTCGAGATTTAAATAAGtatttgatcataattttttcatatatatattttaaaaatatattaaaattattaattattacgATTTACAGTACTTCTTATAAAGCTTTTAAAGAACGTCAAAGATTTTATAGCCTAAAGTCACTATCTAAATTAAACTTTTTGACTCTCGAAATTTAAAGATATGTTAActtgattttgttattcatttttaaggctattgaaatgaattataacaaatattggataattatatatatttctcaGGAGATTCGTGCCTTGAAGCTACTTATCGGATGTATTGGCTTTGctatcacattcatacatataagaAACCCTTGGTACGTTCTATTTTCTCATGctattctttaaaataatatccgttttattttatgtgacgatgtaaataaattttttttatattcacctaattttgtattaaattacTGTCAATTTTCTGTTTAATTAATCATAACGATGACCAATTTGTAGGTTGCTCTTGTTCATGGAATGTCAATGGGCGGAGGTGCATCTTTGATGACTCCAATGAAATTTTCAGTTGTCACTGAAAAAACTGTGAGTATAATTAGGGCGTAGCTATGTTATAGTGAGTGTGTCTAATAGACACcgtttattaaaaaattatatcttatataCAAGTAATATGacatataaagtaaataaataatatattctgGACACTCTTGATATAATAAGGTGTTGTAGCCCAGTAGTTTTAGAAACCTTGAAAGAGTTAGTGGGTGTTCACGTGTTTGAATCTCACTAGTAacagttttgatttttttcacttttttggcCACCCTCTGTGAAATTTCTGGCTCCGCCACTAAGTATAATATAgtgcaactttcacatatagcaaacacaaaattcatatttatatgctataagaaagtttgcataattgcgctccatagcaaacatatatatatgtataatttgttatacatacacaattgaagcgaattgtataaaatgagaaagagagaaattatatacaatttgaatttgtataaaacgagaaagagagaaaggtaaaagagacttgggcagggaaatattcgtattataagtgtataagacgattatatacaatttaaatttatataaaatgagaaagaaagaaaggcaaaagagacatgggcagggaatatacaattgaatcgaattgtataaaacaagaaagaaaaaaataatatataatttgaatttgtataaaatgagaaagagggaaagacaaaagaaactgggcaggggagtatttttattgtataattataagtgtataggacgaaaatctatgtatttgcatgtgtatatacgattttctctcgctttatacaaacagaaacgcaatttatacatttcgtttctgtttgtataagcgagagaggcgagagttgcgagcgagattagggagagtgacaagcgagatctgggagaggcgagcgagaatgccATCAAACGAGAGTGGCATGCGAGATTTCACCAAGGAGAGTGACGaaaatagctatagtttgctatagggtacaattaaatcaaaatatatttatagcatttaatttgaattaatagtttgcaattatatacaattttcctataatatatatacatctcCAAATGTGTagttctaattaatattttgattttcgaATCTAACTTAATTTTgtgtaaaatattatattgaatagGTATTTTCCACTCCAGAAACACTTATAGGGTTCCATCCAGATTGTGGTTTCTCATATATGCTTTCGCGACTTTCTGGTCGATTAGgtaattaaacattttaactttaaaacatACTTTTTGTCAATGACATTCTcttataatatatacaaaacATATAAATGTCATGCTGGCCATACTAAaactctttttttcatttttaaactttttgtcAAGTCAAACgctaaacatatataaattttgttgtaTATATAGGAGAATACTTGGGATTAACAGGAGCAAGGCTAAAGGGTAAAGAGGTTGTTGCTGCAGGACTTGCCACACATATTGTCCCTTCTCAGGTTATTACTACTCCaacactatttattttttaacttttgagttataagtataatatttataaatgacAAAACTATACTAATATGTTTTATATCCAAACTCGTATATTAacacaacataaataaataaatatatattctctaataaattatattgacctttttt
Proteins encoded in this window:
- the LOC107022732 gene encoding 3-hydroxyisobutyryl-CoA hydrolase-like protein 5 isoform X2, producing MAQEIVKLDREDVVIAEEIGRVGVITINRPKQLNVISDKVILLLGEKLEKLEKDDSTKLVIIKGAGKAFSAGGDLKMFYDGRKTRDSCLEATYRMYWLCYHIHTYKKPLVALVHGMSMGGGASLMTPMKFSVVTEKTVFSTPETLIGFHPDCGFSYMLSRLSGRLGEYLGLTGARLKGKEVVAAGLATHIVPSQKLVELEKCLLSLNSGDENAIESVIKEFSTDFEIHENSILQLNRMSIINECFSKDTVEEILMSFIREGRKQTLSECLKKEFRISNNILRRTISNDFYEGISAIVINKNNSPKWCPTTLEEVKDEQVNLIFKNFEQHLELQISEKNEHRWKGKYDNSPYYYHINQAMKIQKVLPSTTPGIGLIQSAL